GGCGACCTATCATAACCTCGACCGTAACGAACTGTCGAAGTATCTCTACACCAAACAGGGCGAGGATGTCGTCAAGCATCTTTTCCGCGTGGTTTCCTCGCTCGACTCCATGGTGATTGGCGAAGCCCAAATCCTCCATCAAATGAAAGAAGCCTACGACCAAGCATTCGCGGCCGGTACGACAGGGCGCATTTTCAACGAACTGTTTCGCCGCTCTTTCACGGTGGGTAAGCGCGTGCGTACCGAAACTGAAATAGGCGAGAATGCCGTTTCGATTTCCTATGCCGCCATCGAGCTTGCAAAACGCGTGTTCGATACGCTTGAGGGGCGCACGGTTTTCGTCCTCGGCGCCGGAACCATGAGCGAGCTGACGGCGAAACATCTCACAAGCAACGGTGTCACCAACACAATCGTCGCCAACCGTACGTTTGCACGCGCCGAGGCGCTCGCCGCCAAGTTCAATGGGCGCGCTGTTCCTTTCGAGGACCGCTACAAATATATGCGCGAGGCAGATATCGTCGTTTCGGCGACTTCTGCCACCGAGTATGTCGTCACCAAAGAAGAACTCGCTCCGGCTGCGACGCGTCGTCCCGATCCGCTGTTCCTCATCGACATCGCCGTTCCGCGCGACATCGATCCGGCGTGCGCCGACCTTTCGCAAGTCTACGTTTACGACGTGGATGCGCTCGATGGAATCGTTGCGGCAAATCTCGAGGAGCGCATGCGCGAGGCACAGCGTGCCGAGGTGATAATCGGCGAGGAGATGGCTTCGTTCGAGTCGTGGCTCGAGTCGATGGAGGTTGCTCCGACGGTGGCTGCGATTCGTGCCAAGGCGGAGAAAATCCGCACCGAAGAGTTGAAAAAAGCGACGAAACGCCTGGGTAATCTTTCGAGCAAAGATATCGACACCATCGATCACCTCACGCAAGCGATTGTGAATAAAATGCTCCATGAGCCGACGACCGCGCTTCGCGAAGCCGGCGGCGGGCGCAAAGGAGTCGCGGTGGTGGAAACCGCACGTGTCATGTACGGCCTCGATGAGCCGGGCGATTCCGGCGCAGAGACCGGTTTCAGGTTGATCCGATCATTGTTGGGACGTCGAGCATCTTCTGCGACTAAGCAAGATGCCGTTGAAATAGGAGAATAATCAATGACAGAGCCACGCACAAAACTCACTATCGGTACACGCGGAAGCAAACTCGCTCTCTGGCAAGCCGAGTTCATCAAGTCGATGCTCGAAGAGACCACCGGACTTCCCGTGGAGATTAAAAAGATCAAAACCACCGGGGATAAAATCCTCGATGTGCCACTTGCGAAAGTCGGCGGCAAGGGTTTGTTCACCAAGGAGCTCGAGGTGCAACTTCTTTCCGGTGGCGTCGATTTGTGCGTGCACTCGATGAAAGATGTACCCACCGAACTGCCTGATGGGTGCGTGCTCGCCGGCATGCCTCCGCGTGTCGACCCGCGTGACGTGCTCGTTTCCCATAACGGCGAAGATTTCATCACACTGCCTCAGGGCGGTCGTGTCGGTACCAGTTCGCTGCGCCGTGTCGCGCAGGTTCGCGCGTTGCGCCCCGATGTCGAGATCGTCGACGTGCGCGGAAATCTCGATACCCGTATGCGAAAAGCCGAGGAGGGCGATGTCGATGTCGTGATTTTGGCTGCCGCAGGTATCAAGCGCCTCGGTTACGGAGACCGGATATCGAGTTTCATCCCGACCGAGCAGATGGTTTCTGCCGTAGGGCAAGGTGCAATCGGCATTGAAATTCGCGAAGATGACGAATTTATGCTCGAAGTGTGCGACCGGATTTCTGATGCGGATACACTCACCTGCGTCACCGCCGAGCGCGTGGTAATGAATCTTCTCGAAGGTGGTTGCCAGGTGCCCATCGGTGCGTATGCGCGTATCGAAGACGGCAAACTGGTGATGGATGCGATGGTCGGCTCGGTAAGCGGCGATCGTATCATTCGAACCTATGTCGAGAGTGATATCAACGACCCGATCGATTTGGGCACGCGAGCGACAGCCGAGCTTCGTGAGCTGGGTGCGGTCGAAATTTTGAATGAGATTCGCTTGGCCGACGGAGCCACCGAACTTCTCTCCTAAAGACTTGAAAGTCGGTTGCGGACAAGTCCGGAAATTTTGGAGATGTCTGTGGCCGTTATGCATGTGAGGGCGCGATTATGACGGATTCACCACTGAAACCATTGAACGGTCGGTTGATTTGCATCACCCGTGCCGAGAGCCAGGCCGGAGACTTGATTGCCTCGCTGACTACCTTCGGTGCTTCGGTTCTCGCTGTTCCCGCCATTGAAATAGTCGCGCCCGATGATGAGGACACGATACGGGAAGCGGTTGAAAATCTCGCGCGGTATGCTTGGATAATTTTTACCAGCACCAATGCGGTCGACCGTTTTTTCGATTACATGGTTGAGCGGCGTGGCATCGATTCGATTCCCGCCGGCGTCAAGTGCGCGTGCGTGGGTAGCGCGACTGCGGCCTCGTTGGCAAAGCATAATATCGCTCCGGCGATTATTCCTCACGACTATAAAGCCGAAGGCCTCATCGAGGAATTTCAAAGAGATACCGCCGCACTCCGTAAAGCCGGCCTCGACATCACGGGGCAGGAGATATTGATGCCGCGCGCGCAAAAAGCCCGAGAAATCCTCCCTGAATTCTTGCGTGGACTGGGCTACGATGTCGTGGTCGCCCCGGTGTATCAAACCGTTCCGGCGACGCTTACCGCCGAACAAATCGCTGCGCTTGAAGATGGTGCGGACAATCTCGATGCGGTCACCTTCACCAGCCCCTCGACGGTACGCAATTTCTTTACGGCTCTTGAAAACGCCTCCGTTGCGCCTTTGCGACTCTTCGAAAAAGTCGTTCCCTTTTCAATCGGCTCTGTTACAACCGACACTCTCGTACAGCTCGGCGTCGCCCGAGAACGCGTGATCGAGGCGCACGTCTCGACGACAAAGGGACTCATCGAGACTCTTCAAAACTATTTCGCCAAGCGATAATCGATACGGCAATGAGATGAGTGGATTTTATGTCCGGCAATCGACGCAGGTTCGGTTTCAAGCTGGCTAATCCGTTTCCCGGGGAGCTTCTCCAAGCTCGAGTTGGGGAACGGATTCGTTTTCAGCCATTTCGATTTTCGCTTTTCTGAGTCGTTTGATGACGCGAATGAGAATGGCGAGAAACGGTGCGGCGAACATCGCACCCATCAGCCCGGCGAATATCGAACCGAGGATCGTGCCGCTTAAAACGACGAGTGGGTGGAGATCGAGACTGTCGCCCAATATTTGAGCGTTCACAAACGACTGGAATATGTTTTGCACGAAAAGGGAGAGCACAAGCACGATAAGCGCGGTCGTCACTCCACCCGAGCCTAAAGCGATGAGGCACGCGAAAGCGCTTGCCAGAATCGCACCGATGAAGGGGATGTAGGCGGTTATGAAGGTCACGATCATGATGGGGATTACGAGAGGAACTTTCAGGATCGCCAGTCCGACTCCTATCACCAACGCAACGGCCACCGCCGAAAGCGTGATTCCTTTGAAATAAGCCCTCAGTGAAGCACTGGCGTCTTCGATGAGATCCTCGCCGATTTCCGTGTCGAGGCCGAGGTGGTCTCCGATCCATTTAATGATGGTTTGATAATCTGCGAGGAAATAGTAGAGTAGCATCGCGAAAATGAACACGCTGAAGGCGAAACCAGTCACCGAGCCGAGGAACCCGGCGATGTCCGAGACCCCGCTTAAAAGGGCGCTTCCGATTTTTGCAATGATACTGCTGCTTGTGATGGCGCCGGTGTTCGTCGTGTTCGTTCCGCTTTTTACGGTATTTGTGAAATCGTTGATGGTCGTGTTGATCTGAGCCTGGGTGATTCCGAATGATTTGAGCGTTCCGCCGGCGGAGTTGCCCAGGTTTTTAGTACCCGTGACCAGCTGTGATGTGATTGTGGGTGCCTGGTTGACGACGCCTGTGACAGCGATTTGCACGGACGCCCATATAACACCGGCGACAAGCAAAACGACCAAGGCGGCCGATACTGCACGGGGCAGGTGGATCTTGTCTCCCAATTTCACCAACGGGTAGGCAACGGTGGCCACAACGAAAGCCAAAATGAGGGGAACCGATATCGAAGCGCTTATTTTTATGAGATAAAGCACGGCATATATTCCGGCTCCGCATAAGAGAAGCATGAGCGTTCCCATACCTCCGGTCGTAAGCCAACCGGGAACTCCCGCGAATTGGATTTCTTGTTTATGCTTTTGCATCGTCTACCTCGTTCTCAAATAGGTTTTCATCGACCACTTCGCCGACTTCGAGAGGTGTCTTGAAGGTGAAATACTTATGCCCGAAATAAGACATTATCGTCGAGACGACGATGGTACCCGCCTGCCCGACGAGCGGATACAGATGAAATACATTGACGAACACTATCAAGAGTCCCATGGAAATCAACTGCGCGGGAAGGTATATTCCATACGATCGTCGCAGCTGGTGGGTGAACTTTCCACTTGAGGCTTTGAACACGTATTTCCTCATCGTATAGGTCGAGATGGGAACGCACAATGCCCAGCCCGCCCACTGTACGATGACATAGTGGTGTTGTGATGCAATCATCAAGAATATCGTGAATATCGAATAGCCGACGACGGTGTTGAAGAACCCGACTAAAAGATAGCGTATCTGTTCTTCATATTTCTTTATAATATTCGGCGGCAAAGGCGTAATCCCATCTCTTGGATAATCCATTATACTGATGTGAGCGGTAGAAAGGGCAGCTATGCCGGTTTCTTTGAACACCCAAAAGATTTTGATGAGGCTCTCATATTTGCAAGTCCCACCCGAGGTTAATAATCGAGCGATTCGTGGTGGGTTTGTGGGATTCGACGAGGTTTTCGCTGCGATGTTGAGCCTTCCCATGAATCGCATCGAGCCTCAAATGGCGACCGCGCGTAAGTTGAGCGCCGTGCTCGATAAGCACCCCGAACTCCTCAAATTGCGCTTTTTGGGGCAGCAAACGAATGAAAAAGGCGGCTTTAGCGCCATGGCATATAGGGATACCGACGGAGAACGCGTCGCTGCATTTCGCGGGAGCAACCGCCCTCTCGACTATGTCGATGACTGGCAGATGACGGTCCGGTCGAGTGATGCACAACTTCTCGGCGCAATCGATTTTTATGATACTTTTCTGCGTCGGCCGAACGGCTCGCCGGTTCGACTGGTCGGACATTCGTTGGGAGGCGGTCTTGCCACCTATTTGTTCATCTTGGTCGCACCCACACGGCGC
This genomic stretch from Coriobacteriia bacterium harbors:
- a CDS encoding AI-2E family transporter; protein product: MQKHKQEIQFAGVPGWLTTGGMGTLMLLLCGAGIYAVLYLIKISASISVPLILAFVVATVAYPLVKLGDKIHLPRAVSAALVVLLVAGVIWASVQIAVTGVVNQAPTITSQLVTGTKNLGNSAGGTLKSFGITQAQINTTINDFTNTVKSGTNTTNTGAITSSSIIAKIGSALLSGVSDIAGFLGSVTGFAFSVFIFAMLLYYFLADYQTIIKWIGDHLGLDTEIGEDLIEDASASLRAYFKGITLSAVAVALVIGVGLAILKVPLVIPIMIVTFITAYIPFIGAILASAFACLIALGSGGVTTALIVLVLSLFVQNIFQSFVNAQILGDSLDLHPLVVLSGTILGSIFAGLMGAMFAAPFLAILIRVIKRLRKAKIEMAENESVPQLELGEAPRETD
- the hemC gene encoding hydroxymethylbilane synthase, which produces MTEPRTKLTIGTRGSKLALWQAEFIKSMLEETTGLPVEIKKIKTTGDKILDVPLAKVGGKGLFTKELEVQLLSGGVDLCVHSMKDVPTELPDGCVLAGMPPRVDPRDVLVSHNGEDFITLPQGGRVGTSSLRRVAQVRALRPDVEIVDVRGNLDTRMRKAEEGDVDVVILAAAGIKRLGYGDRISSFIPTEQMVSAVGQGAIGIEIREDDEFMLEVCDRISDADTLTCVTAERVVMNLLEGGCQVPIGAYARIEDGKLVMDAMVGSVSGDRIIRTYVESDINDPIDLGTRATAELRELGAVEILNEIRLADGATELLS
- a CDS encoding DUF2974 domain-containing protein; this encodes MPVSLNTQKILMRLSYLQVPPEVNNRAIRGGFVGFDEVFAAMLSLPMNRIEPQMATARKLSAVLDKHPELLKLRFLGQQTNEKGGFSAMAYRDTDGERVAAFRGSNRPLDYVDDWQMTVRSSDAQLLGAIDFYDTFLRRPNGSPVRLVGHSLGGGLATYLFILVAPTRRDVFACVVNSAFFPTPDTDSSVDILASERYVSYSDVSGALYKFYQLMAKAPQTVRAINDSDKTALTVPQNVIDHPVVSVWPGILDVYEKYMRKNLTDNAPNNPLRGHMMIAVDL
- a CDS encoding GtrA family protein translates to MDYPRDGITPLPPNIIKKYEEQIRYLLVGFFNTVVGYSIFTIFLMIASQHHYVIVQWAGWALCVPISTYTMRKYVFKASSGKFTHQLRRSYGIYLPAQLISMGLLIVFVNVFHLYPLVGQAGTIVVSTIMSYFGHKYFTFKTPLEVGEVVDENLFENEVDDAKA
- a CDS encoding uroporphyrinogen-III synthase, with translation MTDSPLKPLNGRLICITRAESQAGDLIASLTTFGASVLAVPAIEIVAPDDEDTIREAVENLARYAWIIFTSTNAVDRFFDYMVERRGIDSIPAGVKCACVGSATAASLAKHNIAPAIIPHDYKAEGLIEEFQRDTAALRKAGLDITGQEILMPRAQKAREILPEFLRGLGYDVVVAPVYQTVPATLTAEQIAALEDGADNLDAVTFTSPSTVRNFFTALENASVAPLRLFEKVVPFSIGSVTTDTLVQLGVARERVIEAHVSTTKGLIETLQNYFAKR